A portion of the Mesobacillus sp. AQ2 genome contains these proteins:
- a CDS encoding helix-turn-helix domain-containing protein — MYRILLSVEDVKEYQKLGGWIHEECKESCKLVEHENDLHIAIIEVNKWHDWVKIHRFRKRNKGCRIIPLLDPSLLHTSPLAIEFKLTYLLVKSVKQRVFLRTLKRAIDEIKTEINRFTESDELFHSIVADSGVGGNALPFKEAFLRRLLSGDVQTEEELLQSRFFLPGEAFSNVVLFIQGFVRCPAKRREEGWQASIVIQDSFKKQFEGQQLTFLSYRKHLLMLLQVQTEYGSMKHWKEGEASILETIESLETEYGIQLYIGVGSVYREPLLLHHSYKEACKARRTSPYERLQLRYFEEITKDVQITKCTEYISRFCTEDLSIKQVADQINLSVPYFSRIFKQETGRNFVEYVTFVRMQRAVWLLRHTDHTIEAIAEELGYNTPNYFSGTFKKYVGLSPRDYRATEEVIFV; from the coding sequence TTGTATCGTATATTGCTTTCCGTTGAAGATGTGAAAGAATATCAGAAGCTTGGCGGCTGGATCCATGAAGAATGCAAGGAGAGTTGCAAGCTGGTAGAACATGAGAATGATTTACATATCGCCATTATTGAAGTGAACAAATGGCATGATTGGGTAAAAATACACCGTTTCCGCAAACGGAATAAAGGCTGCCGAATCATTCCGCTGCTCGACCCGTCCTTGCTGCACACCTCTCCACTGGCAATCGAGTTCAAGCTGACATACCTTCTTGTAAAATCAGTTAAGCAGCGCGTCTTTCTGCGCACATTGAAGCGAGCGATCGATGAAATCAAAACAGAAATCAATAGATTCACAGAAAGCGACGAATTATTCCATTCTATCGTTGCGGATTCGGGTGTTGGAGGCAATGCCCTTCCTTTTAAAGAAGCCTTTTTGCGCAGGCTTTTATCAGGGGATGTGCAGACGGAGGAGGAGCTGCTGCAATCGCGTTTCTTCCTCCCGGGGGAGGCTTTTTCTAACGTAGTCCTGTTCATACAGGGATTCGTCCGCTGTCCGGCTAAGCGGAGGGAAGAAGGCTGGCAGGCATCAATTGTCATCCAGGATTCTTTTAAAAAGCAGTTTGAAGGGCAACAGCTCACTTTCCTATCCTATCGAAAACATTTGCTCATGCTGCTCCAAGTGCAGACCGAATATGGCTCAATGAAGCATTGGAAAGAGGGAGAGGCCAGTATCCTGGAGACCATTGAGTCACTCGAAACTGAATACGGTATCCAGCTTTATATTGGTGTTGGTTCCGTTTACCGCGAACCGCTGCTCCTGCACCATTCCTACAAGGAAGCATGCAAGGCCAGGCGGACGTCTCCATATGAAAGGCTTCAGCTTCGCTACTTCGAGGAAATTACGAAGGACGTGCAAATTACAAAGTGCACCGAGTATATTTCCCGGTTCTGTACAGAAGACTTATCCATCAAGCAAGTTGCCGATCAAATCAATCTCAGCGTTCCCTATTTCAGCCGGATTTTCAAACAAGAAACCGGACGGAACTTCGTCGAGTATGTCACCTTCGTCCGCATGCAGCGCGCTGTCTGGCTGCTGCGCCACACCGACCACACCATAGAAGCCATCGCTGAAGAACTAGGGTACAACACCCCCAACTACTTCAGCGGCACTTTTAAAAAATATGTTGGGCTGTCACCAAGGGACTATCGTGCTACTGAGGAAGTTATTTTCGTATAG
- a CDS encoding EAL domain-containing protein: MQPDINNSSFFDVYQSLFNFNHDGCYALDKDGNFILFNKAAIEITGYPLDEALGMNFVSIVHEDFLEETIGHFKRVVNGERERFETVIKRKETGEQVNLLLTVVPIKVGDEILGVVGCAQDISVNKRLEAMLSGKNRILKMMAKGASFQEVLDEIVFFVESFTSSAHCSILIADQEGKRLMHGSSPNLPPAYHSAVDGLPIGEYAGSCGRAAFIKESVVVTDTEADPLWEDYRDIALSYHLKACWSSPVFDDDHKVIGTLNIYYCRVSSPLENDREIIEQATNLTSLVIQHYEAKKKIDFMAYHDALTSLPNRRLFDERAQKAIAETKVEDGEKLCLMFLDLDRFKFVNDSLGHSIGDRLLVEVSDKFKQILDKGTLFSRQGGDEFTILLEHTTKEQAQDMARVILETLEEPIVIDGTDIFISTSIGMSFYPEDGEDAEMLLRKADVAMYQAKKQGRNNFQAYDVMLDARAYEEMQIENDLRKALERDEFVLHYQPIVNLCKHEIKGAEALIRWENERIGMVPPDQFIPIAEETGLIIPIGEWVLKTALVQLKKWHANGMKDLTMSVNLSIRQFYQPNLISMIREALGLAGVEPHFLTIEITESMTMDVEKASVILRELKKLGVSISIDDFGTGYSSLSYLKRFTIDHLKIDRSFVRDIAENKSDENIATTIILMAHNLGISVIAEGVETESQLNLLKRHRCNEAQGYHFSRPVPAEEFTRIKVPSL, from the coding sequence ATGCAGCCAGATATAAATAACAGCTCTTTTTTTGATGTGTACCAATCATTATTCAATTTTAACCATGATGGCTGCTATGCCCTTGATAAGGATGGAAATTTTATTTTATTCAATAAAGCGGCCATAGAAATCACCGGATACCCGCTGGATGAAGCACTGGGAATGAACTTCGTTTCGATTGTCCACGAGGATTTCCTTGAGGAGACAATCGGGCATTTTAAGCGTGTAGTCAATGGTGAGCGTGAGAGGTTTGAAACGGTTATCAAAAGAAAAGAAACTGGAGAGCAAGTGAATTTGCTGCTGACAGTTGTGCCAATCAAGGTTGGCGATGAGATCCTCGGTGTGGTGGGGTGTGCCCAGGATATTTCGGTAAATAAGAGGCTTGAGGCGATGTTGAGCGGGAAGAACCGCATCCTGAAAATGATGGCGAAAGGAGCTTCTTTTCAGGAAGTGCTGGATGAGATTGTCTTTTTCGTCGAAAGTTTCACGAGCAGTGCACACTGTTCCATCTTAATTGCTGACCAGGAAGGGAAGCGGCTGATGCATGGTTCGTCCCCTAACTTGCCCCCGGCATATCATTCAGCCGTAGATGGATTGCCAATTGGCGAATATGCTGGCTCCTGCGGAAGGGCCGCCTTTATCAAGGAATCCGTGGTGGTCACCGATACAGAGGCCGATCCATTATGGGAGGACTATCGCGACATAGCGCTTTCTTATCATTTAAAAGCATGCTGGTCCTCGCCAGTTTTCGACGATGACCATAAGGTGATTGGTACGTTAAATATTTATTACTGTCGTGTGAGTTCTCCTCTGGAAAATGACAGGGAGATTATTGAGCAAGCGACGAATCTCACCAGTCTGGTCATCCAGCATTATGAGGCCAAAAAGAAAATAGATTTTATGGCCTATCATGACGCCCTTACGAGTTTGCCTAACCGCCGGCTTTTTGATGAAAGAGCCCAGAAGGCGATTGCCGAGACAAAGGTGGAAGATGGGGAAAAACTATGCCTAATGTTCCTTGACCTCGATCGTTTCAAGTTTGTGAATGATTCCCTCGGCCATTCGATAGGTGACAGGCTACTGGTTGAAGTCTCGGATAAATTTAAGCAGATTCTTGACAAGGGTACCTTGTTCTCAAGACAGGGGGGCGATGAGTTCACCATTTTGCTGGAGCATACAACCAAAGAACAAGCTCAAGACATGGCACGTGTCATCCTTGAAACGTTAGAGGAGCCCATTGTCATAGACGGCACGGATATTTTTATCTCAACAAGTATAGGCATGAGTTTTTATCCGGAAGATGGCGAGGATGCAGAAATGCTGCTCCGAAAAGCAGATGTGGCCATGTACCAGGCTAAGAAGCAAGGGCGCAATAACTTCCAGGCTTATGACGTGATGCTGGATGCAAGAGCATATGAGGAAATGCAAATCGAAAATGATCTCCGTAAAGCGCTTGAGCGGGATGAATTCGTCCTCCATTATCAGCCAATTGTGAATTTGTGCAAACACGAGATTAAAGGTGCGGAAGCGCTCATTCGCTGGGAAAATGAAAGGATCGGCATGGTACCGCCAGACCAGTTCATCCCGATTGCCGAGGAAACGGGCCTGATCATTCCGATTGGTGAGTGGGTGCTTAAAACGGCCTTAGTGCAGCTGAAGAAATGGCATGCGAATGGAATGAAGGATCTGACCATGTCAGTGAACTTATCCATCAGGCAATTTTACCAGCCAAACTTAATTTCGATGATCAGGGAAGCCCTTGGTCTAGCTGGAGTCGAGCCGCATTTCCTTACGATTGAAATCACGGAAAGCATGACTATGGACGTGGAAAAAGCGAGCGTCATCCTGCGAGAACTGAAGAAGCTAGGTGTCAGTATTTCAATCGACGATTTCGGGACAGGTTACAGCTCGCTCAGCTATCTGAAAAGGTTCACGATTGACCACCTTAAAATTGACCGCAGCTTTGTCAGGGATATCGCGGAAAATAAAAGCGATGAAAACATCGCTACCACCATTATCCTGATGGCCCATAATCTTGGAATATCCGTCATCGCGGAAGGTGTTGAAACAGAGAGCCAG
- a CDS encoding cation acetate symporter: MMSTFLEPKFLLTMILMGTIVYITYLTKRSATASDYFVGGRSFGWFTNGSAIGGDYLSAATFLGIAGLTYQLGYDGAYYAFCFSIGLTLLAIFVAGPLRRFGAYTVADFLAYRFHSRRARLAAVAVVLAISGFYAAPQLLGAAQILSMFFGTSYEFGIIFTCSVMIFYVGIGGMKGTTLNQALELWIRLGAFLLMVGAAIWGGLHYQEILASINEFKGTITGTAGFTTDGKDIPFDGSVWTGTGNYFPSFWQTISMTIGLSLGTIGLPHILLRFYTNPSAKAARRSALMAIGIASVFFLFAVYLGVVGRSIFLTGEADPAVMKDLIAGGNNMVVPSTAQALGGEWLLGLVIAGAFAAVFSNLSGLFIASSGALAHDLYATFFRKNITEKERVIAGKVSIIVLGVLYGALGLMVKEASIGHLVALAFTVAASTFTPIFILGIWWRGMTEKGAIAGLVIGLAASMYMIFFKTTLPEFLQFNVPGIITVPIGFLSVYIVSKLDRKVPSDVNEFMKQVHSKESEAA; this comes from the coding sequence CTGATGTCCACTTTCCTTGAACCAAAATTCCTGTTAACCATGATTTTGATGGGTACTATTGTCTACATTACCTACTTGACCAAAAGAAGCGCGACGGCTTCCGACTACTTCGTCGGCGGGCGCAGCTTCGGCTGGTTCACGAACGGCTCGGCTATTGGCGGCGACTATTTGAGCGCAGCCACTTTCCTTGGAATTGCCGGGCTCACCTATCAGTTGGGCTACGATGGCGCGTATTATGCATTCTGCTTTTCCATCGGGCTGACATTGCTCGCGATTTTCGTCGCTGGACCGCTTCGCCGCTTTGGTGCCTATACTGTCGCCGACTTTCTGGCCTATCGCTTCCACAGCCGCCGGGCCCGTCTTGCAGCCGTGGCTGTTGTCCTGGCGATATCAGGTTTTTATGCAGCCCCTCAGCTGCTTGGTGCAGCCCAGATCCTGAGCATGTTTTTTGGGACTAGCTACGAATTCGGAATCATCTTCACCTGCTCCGTAATGATTTTCTATGTAGGAATCGGAGGCATGAAGGGAACCACGCTTAACCAGGCGCTTGAATTATGGATTCGCCTTGGAGCGTTCCTCCTTATGGTCGGTGCAGCCATCTGGGGCGGGCTCCATTACCAAGAAATCCTTGCATCAATTAATGAGTTCAAAGGGACGATCACAGGTACAGCAGGCTTCACGACTGACGGAAAAGATATCCCGTTCGATGGTTCCGTCTGGACTGGAACTGGCAACTACTTCCCGTCCTTCTGGCAGACCATTTCGATGACAATCGGGCTTTCCCTTGGAACAATCGGCCTGCCGCACATCCTTTTGCGCTTCTATACAAACCCAAGCGCGAAAGCAGCTCGCAGATCCGCCCTGATGGCCATCGGAATTGCAAGCGTGTTCTTCCTGTTCGCTGTTTACCTTGGAGTAGTTGGACGCTCAATCTTCCTGACTGGTGAAGCGGATCCGGCTGTCATGAAAGACCTGATTGCCGGCGGAAACAACATGGTCGTTCCGTCCACAGCACAGGCACTTGGCGGAGAATGGCTGCTTGGCCTTGTCATCGCCGGTGCTTTCGCAGCTGTCTTCTCAAATCTTTCCGGGCTGTTCATCGCTAGCTCAGGTGCCCTGGCCCATGACTTGTACGCAACTTTCTTCCGTAAAAATATTACTGAAAAAGAGCGTGTCATCGCTGGAAAAGTCTCAATCATTGTCCTTGGTGTACTGTACGGAGCGCTTGGCCTGATGGTAAAAGAAGCCTCCATCGGCCACCTCGTCGCCCTCGCCTTCACGGTGGCGGCAAGCACGTTCACACCAATCTTTATCCTTGGCATTTGGTGGAGGGGAATGACGGAAAAAGGAGCAATTGCCGGCCTTGTCATTGGCCTTGCCGCATCCATGTATATGATTTTCTTCAAGACCACCCTGCCGGAATTCCTGCAATTCAACGTACCGGGAATCATCACAGTCCCAATCGGATTCCTGTCCGTGTACATTGTCTCGAAGCTTGATCGCAAGGTACCATCTGATGTAAATGAATTTATGAAGCAAGTCCATTCTAAAGAATCTGAGGCAGCATAA
- a CDS encoding ABC transporter yields the protein MSNGVHAACSVFDLFLGILVGVGLILLSTFGLVAAVLAGLGALAGTINTIVGIIGLIVVILFAYCLIRMLWRCCFGG from the coding sequence ATGAGTAACGGTGTTCATGCTGCATGCAGCGTGTTCGATTTGTTTCTTGGAATCCTTGTAGGTGTAGGATTGATCCTGTTGTCTACTTTTGGTTTAGTCGCTGCGGTCCTAGCCGGACTTGGCGCATTGGCTGGTACAATAAATACCATTGTAGGCATCATTGGGTTAATCGTGGTCATCCTGTTTGCCTACTGCCTCATTCGAATGTTATGGCGTTGTTGTTTCGGAGGTTAG
- a CDS encoding ABC transporter ATP-binding protein, protein MEKEKQPTSLKPFLSLVLSTNIPKGALFTGMAASFITTLAGLVVPLLTKNLVDGFSVEAISFPLVLAIGAAFIIQALISGISIYLLSYVGQKVVARLRERMWSKLIRMPVRYFDKQSSGETVSRIVNDTSIVKELITSHFPNFATGIISIIGAVVILLVMDWKMTLLMLISVPLTLAIMIPLGRKMAKIARGLQDETAIFTGHITQTLGEIRLMKASTAEKIEEENGFNGIGKLFNYGLKEARIFALIGPIMQLMIMVVIVIIIAYGGMRVVNGTMSTGALIAFLLYLFQIIMPITSFAMFFTQLQKAKGATERIIEILDQPLEENGEGVEMDISNKQITIEQVSFAYSEEEPVIERVSLEAQPGQMVAFVGPSGGGKTTMFGLIERFYEPTRGEIRIGDTNIQQLSLNSWRSQIGYVSQESAMMAGTIRENLYYGLENGDKIPDEVLWEVAKMAYADQFIVDFPKGLDTEVGERGVKLSGGQRQRIAIARAFLRDPKILMMDEATASLDSQSEGIVQQALTRLMEGRTTFVIAHRLSTIVNADKIVFIEKGRVTGMGTHQELIQSHDLYREFAEQQLA, encoded by the coding sequence ATGGAGAAAGAGAAACAGCCAACAAGTTTAAAGCCCTTCTTATCACTTGTTCTATCCACGAATATTCCAAAGGGGGCTCTTTTTACGGGGATGGCTGCCAGTTTCATCACGACTCTGGCCGGCCTGGTCGTTCCGCTTCTGACGAAGAACCTTGTAGATGGTTTTTCTGTTGAAGCAATCAGCTTTCCGCTTGTCCTCGCCATTGGAGCTGCCTTTATTATTCAAGCGCTGATCAGCGGGATTTCGATTTACCTGCTTAGTTACGTTGGGCAGAAGGTCGTTGCCCGGCTGCGCGAACGGATGTGGTCGAAACTGATCCGGATGCCGGTGCGTTATTTTGACAAGCAGTCGAGCGGGGAAACGGTCAGCCGGATTGTCAATGACACCAGTATTGTCAAGGAGCTGATCACGAGCCATTTTCCGAATTTCGCCACGGGTATCATCTCGATCATCGGCGCTGTGGTGATCTTGCTTGTGATGGATTGGAAAATGACTTTACTGATGCTCATTTCTGTTCCGCTGACACTTGCCATCATGATTCCGCTTGGCAGAAAAATGGCGAAAATCGCACGTGGCCTGCAGGATGAGACAGCTATATTTACAGGTCATATCACCCAGACGCTCGGGGAAATCCGGTTAATGAAGGCTTCGACTGCGGAGAAAATTGAAGAAGAGAACGGTTTTAACGGAATTGGCAAGCTGTTCAACTATGGCTTGAAGGAAGCAAGGATTTTTGCCTTGATTGGGCCGATCATGCAGCTGATGATCATGGTCGTCATCGTCATCATCATCGCCTATGGCGGCATGCGCGTGGTGAACGGAACCATGTCGACAGGCGCACTCATCGCCTTCCTGCTTTACTTATTCCAGATCATCATGCCAATCACCTCATTTGCGATGTTCTTCACGCAGCTGCAAAAAGCAAAGGGAGCGACTGAACGCATCATCGAGATTCTGGACCAGCCTCTGGAGGAAAATGGTGAGGGTGTTGAAATGGATATCAGCAACAAGCAGATCACGATTGAACAGGTTTCTTTCGCTTATAGTGAAGAGGAACCCGTCATTGAGAGAGTTTCGCTGGAAGCACAGCCCGGGCAGATGGTTGCCTTCGTAGGGCCGAGCGGCGGCGGGAAAACGACGATGTTTGGCCTGATTGAGCGGTTTTATGAACCAACCCGGGGAGAAATCAGAATTGGTGATACGAACATCCAGCAGCTTTCACTTAACTCGTGGCGAAGCCAAATCGGCTATGTTTCACAGGAAAGTGCGATGATGGCTGGAACCATCCGCGAAAACCTTTATTACGGGCTGGAAAATGGCGATAAAATCCCGGATGAAGTCCTTTGGGAAGTGGCAAAAATGGCGTATGCCGATCAGTTCATCGTAGATTTTCCGAAAGGGCTTGATACCGAAGTCGGCGAACGAGGCGTCAAACTGTCAGGTGGACAAAGACAGCGGATCGCGATTGCCCGTGCCTTCCTTCGCGACCCAAAAATTCTGATGATGGACGAAGCGACAGCCAGTCTCGACAGCCAATCAGAAGGCATCGTCCAGCAGGCACTCACCCGGCTTATGGAAGGCAGGACGACATTTGTCATCGCCCACAGACTTTCCACGATCGTCAATGCCGACAAGATCGTTTTTATCGAAAAAGGACGAGTGACCGGTATGGGCACACATCAGGAATTGATCCAGTCGCATGATTTATATAGAGAGTTTGCCGAGCAGCAGCTGGCATAA